Part of the Sinomonas atrocyanea genome is shown below.
GGGGCAGCGCGGGGAGGACTCCCCATCGCGCGCCAGCGGGCCGCCCGCCTACGGTGGTGGCTGAGAACAGTGGATGTGAGGGGAAGAGGGGGACGCATGGCCATCCAGCAGGGCGCGAACCCCGAGCAGCTCAGGGCGCTCGGGAAGCAGCTGACGATCAAGTCGACGACCATCCGCAATGCGCAGCGGTCCATCGACCAGCTCACCGCCAGGCTCCCGCAGGTGTGGGCCGGCCAGGACGCCGAGGACTTCGCCCGTGCTTGGGCCCAACTGCACCGGCCCGCGTTCGCGAAGATCGCGGCCGATCTGGCCGACAGCGCGAGGACCCTCGCGGCGAACGCCGACGCCCAGGAGCGCACGAGCGCCGAGCTCAACGGCGGCCAGCGCGGTGGCGCCGACGGCGGCGCAGCCGGTCCGGAAGGATCCGGCACCGCCGCGGGCGGCAAGGACACCCCCTGGCTTCCCGACTGGCTCGAGAACAACCCCTTCTACAACGCCTGGAACGTCTACGGCACCATCAAGGCCTTCCCCAACCTGCGGTTCGGCATCACGGAGCTGGTCCGCCTCGGCCGCGGCCTCGACCTCACGGCGGACTCCGACAAGCTCCTCGTCGGCTTCCGCAACGCCTTCAAGGTCAGCTCGGACATCTTCGACCTGAACTTCAAGGACATCTCGGTGATGGGTGGGCTTGCCGAGAGTTCGAAGTGGGCGAAGGGACTGGACGCCTTCGGCAAGGGCCTCGGCGGCCTCGGGGTGGCCATCGATGGCGTGCAGGCCATCGACCACTTCTCCGACGGAGACTATGGACAGGGCGCCTACTCCCTCGTGAAGGCGGGGCTCGGTGCTGCGTCCTTCCTGCCCCCACCGGCCGGGACGGCGTGCATGGTGGCCAGCGGGGCGCTCGCGCTCTACGACAACGTCCCGGTGATCCACAACGCGGTCAACGCTGTCGGCTCGGGCGTCAAGGACGCCGCGGAGGGCGTCGCGCACGCCGCCGAGAGCGCGTGGGACGGCGCCAAGAGCTTCTTCGGATTCTGAACGACTGAGGGGACCTGACATGATCGAGACCATGACGAACGAGACGAGCCCGACTGCCGACACGCAGTATCCGGAGTCCCTGGGCTTCGGCTTCGCGGAGCTCGTCGCCCTCCTCCAGATGGCGCCGGGCGAGGGCACGGAGGCAAGCGCGGAGGCCCTGCGCCTGACCGAGGAGGTCAAGGACGTGCGCTGCGTCTCCGCTGGCGCCTCATCCCTCGTGGCCCGCGGCCTGGCCACAGCGTCCGAGGACGGCGAACTCTCCATCTCCGGTCCTGTCGCGGCCACCGCGCACACACTCGGCACGGCCCACCGGTGGGTCGAGATCACCCTCCTGGCCCCCGACCGCAACGACCACGTGTTCACCGTCGACGGGGCCGAGTACTCGATCCTGCTCCAGCCGAGGGCCCAGTACAGCTGGTTCGTCATGGCCAGGAACCCCACGCTGGGGCTCGCTGAAGGGGACTTCTCCATCGCCAAGGCGCATCTGGCGAGCCGTGCCCAGGCGGGGGTCTCGTTCCTCAACCGCAGCGACCCGGACCACATGCTGCTCCTGCGGCGTGCGGACGAGCCCGAGCGCTACATCGTCGGGCTCCTCGCGGCCGGCGCAGAGCAGGCGGACGAGTCCGGCCCGCTGGACGAGTCCCAGGTGGTGGCCCGCCTCCGCGAATTCCGGGGCGACGCCGCGTGACGGCCGATCCCGCCCGCGCGGCCCGGGACGAGGCCGCGATCGCCGAGTTCCGCCGCCTCCGCGACGCCGGCGACCGCCGCATCCTGCACCGCTCCGTGGACGGCGAGCTCGTCCTGTACAGGCCCGATGAGCTCGGCTTCCGCCGGAGCGGACCCGCCAACACGATCCGCACCCGTCGCGGGGCCCTGGCGCTCGCGGTCGGCACGGGCATCCTGTGCGCGGTGTGCCTCATCGCGGGTGCCGTCGTGGCCGCGGCAGGCGGACCGGGAGCCGCCATCGCCGTGCCCGGCCTGCTCTTCGGCGCCGTCGCAGCGTGGGCGGCGATCCTTGGCGCCCGCGAACGCCGCGCCGAGGGGGTACGTGCCTCCCGCGGCGTGCCCGAGCCGTCCACCGGGCCCGGTTCCTGATCCTGCCCCGGCCCGCCCGGTGGTCCCCTGGCCGCGGGCGGCGGCGCCCGGCGTCGTCCGCGGCGCAGGGCCGAGGTGAGGCGGACGCCACAGCGGCCCACCGCGCTGCGCTCTAGAATGGTCCCCATGACTTCTTCGGTAGGCTTCGTCGGCTGGCGTGGCATGGTCGGCTCCGTCCTGATGGAGCGCATGCAGGATGAGGGCGACTTCGCCTCGATCGATCCGGTGTTCTTCTCGACGTCCAACGCGGGCGGCGCCGCCCCCGCCTTCGCCGAGGGCGCCGGCGCCCTCCAGGACGCGTACGACCTCGAGGCGCTGAAGAAGCTGCCCATCATCGTCACCGCGCAGGGCGGCGACTACACCAAGCAGGTCCACCCGCAGCTGCGCGCCGCGGGGTGGGACGGCCTCTGGATCGACGCGGCGTCGACGCTGCGGATGAACGAGGACTCGATCATCGTCCTCGACCCGGTGAACCGGAGCGTGATCGACGAGGGCCTCGCCTCGGGCGTGAAGGACTTCGTGGGCGGCAACTGCACCGTCTCCTGCATGCTCATGGGGCTCGGCGGCCTGTTCCGCAACAACCTCGTCGAATGGGGCACGTCGATGACGTACCAGGCCGCCTCCGGCGGCGGGGCGCGGCACATGCGCGAGCTCCTCACCCAGTTCGGCACCCTCAACGGTGCGGTGGCCGCGGAACTGTCCGACCCGGCGTCCGCCATCCTCGAGATCGACCGGAAGGTGCTCGCGGCCCAGCGCGGCGGCGTCGACGCGACCCAGTTCGGGGTGCCGCTCGCGGGCTCGCTCATCCCGTGGATCGACGCCGACCTCGGCAACGGCCAGTCCAAGGAGGAGTGGAAGGCCGGGGTCGAGACCAACAAGATCCTCGGCACCGCTGCCGGGGCCGCGATCGAGCCCGTGATCATGGACGGCCTCTGCGTGCGGATCGGCGCCATGCGCTCGCACTCCCAGGCGCTCACCCTCAAGCTCCGCGAGGACCTCTCCGTGGCGGAGATCGAGCGGATCATCGACGCGGACAACGAGTGGGCGCACGTGGTGCCCAACGAGAAGCAGGCCTCGATGGACCAGCTGACCCCGGTGGCCGCGTCCGGCACCCTCGACATCCCTGTGGGCCGCATCCGCAAGCTCGAGATGGGCCCCCAGTACATCTCCGCCTTCACGGTGGGCGACCAGCTCCTCTGGGGCGCGGCCGAGCCGCTGCGCCGCATGCTCAAGATCGCCACCGGGACGCTCTGACTTTATCGGCCGTCGCCGGCTGGGTTCCGGTTCCGGCGAGGCGACCGGCTGACAAGGGCGGCCCTGGACCGCATGTACGGCCCCGCTCCGGGCCGCTCATGCGGTCAAGGGCCGCCCTTTCCGCTGTGGTGGCTCGCGCATTGTCCTCGGGCCGCTGGCTCCTGCGCGGCCTGGCGGGGTGCCGTGGCTAGGCGGTGCGCCTCCGAGCCCGGGCGATCGCCGCCTCGAGCCGCCGCCGGACCTCTTCCGGCCTCTCGAGGTCGGACCAGCTCAGACGCACAAAGATCCACCCCTGCTCCATGAGCAGGTTCTCGCGGCGGCGCTCGGCCAGCAGGACCTGCGGCGTGGGGGCGTAGTCCATGTACTTCCCCTCGCCGTCGAACTCGATGATGATCCTGAGCTCGATCCACGCGAAGTCCACACGATGTGGGCCTTCGCCCGTCATGAGCCGGAGCTGCGCCACGGGTCGGGCGAAGCCCAGCCGCTCGATCAGCACGCGGGTGCGCGACTCCCCGACCGACTCCGTCTTGGGTTCCAATGCCTCGAGCACAGCGAGGGCCTGCCGCCGCCCCCGCGGTGAGCCGTTCACGATGGCCTCACGGATTTCCTCCCGGGACACTCCGCTGAGAAGCGCGCTGTCCCCGACGACCACAGCCTCCTCGAATGGCAGCAGCCGCGCGCAGTCTGCCGCGGTCCGGGGCTTCGAAGTCACCCTGAGCCGGCGACCACGGCGGATCGCGACAACCACATCCTTCTCGTCCAGGTCGAGTCGGTGGGAGCGCGTGTCGGCGCCCCGACTCGTCGTGGAGCCCGCGTATTCCGTGGCCACATGCACGAGCGGACCGGAGTTCCACACCGAAAGCCCATGGATGATCGCCGCGCTGCCCAGACAGTAGACGGATGCCCCGCCGGTCCCCTCGACGTGGGCGTCGATCCGGGCGGCGTCCTTCTCCCACGGCGGCAGGGCGGCCCATCGCCGCGCGAGGATGTACGCCCCGCGGCGAAGCCGCACGAGCGCCCCGGCCCGGACGGCCTGCGTCAGCAGACGATCGTCAAGCCCAGCATTCCGGAGGGTCGCGGTGGAGGCCACCTCCGTGCGCGGCCACTTCGGGGCGATCAGCAGTTCTGCAGCGCGCTTGTCCATGGGCCGATCCTCGCCCGCTGGCGACGAGCGGGGCAACGCGCCCCGGCTCAGCTGTGGATAACCGCGCGGTCCCGGACGCGGAGGGAGTGCGGCAGGCGTGCTGAGCGATGAGATGGGCTGCCCTGCCCCGCACCAGCGGCCGGGGTCGGGGCCGCTCGTGCGGGTCGGGGCCGCTCGTGCGGGCGGGGCCGCTCCACCCCGACGACCGCCCCGCCCCCGGCGGGATGGACGGTGAGGCGCGGGCGGCCTGACGCGGAGGCGCGGGCGGCCCGGCGGTGCGGCGCCCGGGGCCTGACGCGGCTACCCAGCCCAGTAGGACTCGATGCGGGCCACCGCCCTGGCCAGCGCCGCCGAGGCTGCCGGGCCGAGGTCCTCGAACAGCTCCGGCTCCACCCGGGGTGCCGTGGGCCGGCCGCCCTTGGTCCACGTTCCCACCGCCCGGCCGCCCACCGTGACCATGGCCTTGAAGAGTCCGTTCGTGCCGGGGACCAGCCGCTGCAGATACGGGTCCGGGATCGCCACGGAACGGTCCGGGTAGCCGATCGCCAGCTCGTCGAAGCCGGGCACCGCGGCCACGGCGCGGGCCCCGGTCCGGGAGCCTGCGAGCGCGGCGACCTCCTGGCTGCAGAAGAGGGTGCGGCCGGCGTGCTCCGCTGCGGCGGCCCGGGAAGCCGCCGCTCGGAAGGGACCGCGCACCCGCCCGACCGGCTGCCCGATCCACCAGGCGAAGTCCCGCTCGTCCACCGGCCCGTGCGAGGCGATGTACCGCTCAGCGAGGTGCTCGAGCGCGTCGTCCCCCGCGAGGCCGGGGCCGGGCGGCAGCCACTCGTCGGCGAGCCGGAACTCCTGCTGCCGTCCGCGCAGGGGCCCCTGCACTAGCACCATGCGGTGACTGAGGATCGAGATCAGGTGGATGCCGCGCTGGGCGCCGCTGGGCTGCCCGGCCGCCTCGAAGGCCTCGAACAGTTCGGCCCGGGTCAGGCCCACGCCGCCCGCAAGCCTGTCCTCTGCGACCTTGCGGACCACGGCGACGTCCTCCTCGCTGATCCCGAGGTTCCGGTGGCGCGACGAGGCCGCACGCATGACGCGCTCGTGCGCGAGACCGACGAACGTCCGTGCGTCCTCCGCCGCCACGGTGAACAACGTGCCCCGCATGGTCCAGGTGCGCACGATCGAGCCGTTCGCCAGCGCGCCGGCCACCTCGGACGCTGCGCAGGTCCTCGTCCTGAGGCCGATCGCCAGGAGCCCTGACTGGAGATCCTGGCTCTGCAGGGCTCCCATCCGGCGCACCGCGGCGGCCGGATCGGCCGCCGGCGCGAGCAGGTCCCCTGCCGAGCCGAGCGGAAGCAGCCCCTGCGCGGCGAGCCTGAGGCGCGCCACCGCCGTCGTGCGCAGCCCGTGCGGCACCCCGGAAGACTCCATGCGTCCATGATCGCCCGGGGTGCGGACAGGAGGAGTCCTCTGCGCGCCCGCATTCTGAGGGTCACCTTCTGGGAGTCACATCGGGTGACTCCCAGAAGGTGACCTTCAGAAGGTGACCTCCAGAAGATGACCTCCAGAAGGTGACTTTCAGACGGGGCGGGGTCAGCGCTCGAGGAGCAGCGCGTCGCCCTGTCCCCCGCCGCCGCACAGCGCCACGGCGGCGCGTCCGGAACCGCGGCGCAGCAGCTCGTGCACGGCCGTGACCACCACGCGCGCGCCGGAGGCGCCGATCGGGTGCCCGATCGCGATCGCCCCGCCGTTGACGTTCACGCGGTCCATCGGCACACCCAGCAGGCCCGCGGAGTGCGCGGCGACCGAGGCGAACGCCTCGTTGATCTCCACGAGGTCCAGCTCGTCCGCGGACCAGCCCTCCCGCTCGAGCGCGGCGGAGATGGCCTTGGCCGGCTTGTCCGGGAGCGTGGTGTCCGGCCCGGCGATCTGGCCGTGCGCACGCACGACGGCGAGCACCTCCAGCCCGCGGCGCTCGGCTTCGGCGCGGGTCGTCAGCACGAGCGCCGAGGCCCCGTCGGAGATGGGCGAGGCGTTCCCCGCGGTGACGGTCCCGTCCGGGGAGAAGGCGGGCCGCAGCTTCGCGAGGGTCTTGGGGGTCGAGCCGGGCCGGATGCCCTCGTCCTCGGCCACCTCGAGCACCGCGCCCTTGCGCTGCGGGACCTTGACGGGCACGATCTCTTCCGCCCACAGCCCGGCGGCGGCCGCGGCGCCGGCCCGGACGTGGGAGGCCGACGCGACGGCGTCCGCCTCGTCCCGGGTGAGCCCGAGGGCGGCGTTGGCCCGGTCGGTCGCGAGCCCCATGGCCTCGTGGTCGAACGCGTCGGTGAGGCCGTCGTGGGCGGTGGCGTCGATGAGCTCCATCGAGCCGTAGGCGGTCCCGGCCCGGGTGCCGGCCAGCAGGCGCGGGGCCTGGCTCATGGACTCCTGGCCGCCGGCCACGACGATCCGCGCGTCGCCGAGCCGCAGCATGCGGGCGGCCTCGATCACGGCGGAGAGCCCGGAGAGGCAGACCTTGTTGACCGTGGCCGCGGGCGCGGTGAGCGGGATGCCGGCCGCGGCGGCGGACTGCCGGGCGGGGTTCTGGCCCGCTCCGGCCTGCAGGACCTGGCCCATGACCACGGCGTCGACGTCCTCGGCGGCGACTCCGGCGCGCCCGAGCGCCCCGGCGATCGCGGTGCCGCCGAGCTCCACCGCCGTCAGCGCGGCGAGCTGGCCGAGCAGCTTCCCCTGGGGCGAGCGGGCGGCGCCGACGATGACCACGTCCTCGGGTCGGGCTGGGCGGCTCTGCGTGTTCTCGTTCATCGTGCTCCTTCCGCCGCGGCGAGGGCGCGCAGCTCGTGCTTGAGGGTCTTGCCGGTGGAGGTCTTGGGCAGTTCGTCGGTGAAGTGGATCTCGCGAGGGACCTTGAACCCGGCGAGGAGACCGCGGACGTGTCCGGAGAGCTCCTCGGCGGTCAGCGCCGAGCCGCTGGCCCGGACCACGAACGCCACGGGCCGCTCGCCCCAGCGCGGGTCCGGCATGCCGATCACGGCGGCATCGAGCACGTCGGGATGGGACACGACGGCCTGCTCGACCTCGATCGTGGAGATGTTCTCGCCGCCGGAGATCACGATGTCCTTGGCGCGGTCCTTGAGCTGGATGTACCCGTCGGGGTGCATGACACCGAGGTCGCCGGTGTGGAACCAGCCGCCCGCGAACGCGCGCTCAGTGGCGTCGGGGTCCTTGAAGTAGCCGAGCATGACGTTGTTGCCGCGCAGCACGATCTCGCCGAGCGTCGCCCCGTCCGCGGGCACGTCCCGCAACTCGCCCGGGGTCCCGACCTCGACGATCCGCGCCGCCTCGGCCTGGACCATGCCCACGCCCTGCCGGGAGAGCCTGGCCGCCCTCTCGTCCGCGTCCAGGGCGCCCCACGCGTCCTGGTACTCGCAGATCGTGTAGGGCCCGTACACCTCGGTGAGCCCGTACACGTGCACCACGCGCACGCCCAGGTCACCGAGCCGCCGGATGATCGTGGGCGAGGGCGGGGCGCCCGCCGTCGTGATCCGCAGCGGGGCGGCTCCCCGGCCCGAGAGCGGGTGCGCCTGCTCGGCGTCGGCGATGATCGAGCAGACGGTGGGGGCCCCGCACAGGTGGGTCACGCCGTCGTCGAGCGCGGCCCAGACCGGCTCGGGCCGGACGGCGCGCAGGCACACGTGGGTGCCTGCCGCAACGGTGACGGCCCAGGGCGTGCACCAGCCGTTGCAGTGGAACATCGGCAGAGTCCACAGGTAGCGGGTGGCGCCGTCGAAGCCCTGGTGGTGCGCCTCCCCGAGGGCGTTGAGGTAGGCGCCGCGGTGCGAGTAGAGCACGCCCTTGGGCCTGCCCGTGGTGCCCGACGTGTAGTTGAGGGTGATGGGCGCCTGCTCGTCGTCGACGCCCCACGGCAGGTCCGGCCCGTCCGGTGCGCCCGCGAGGAGGTCGGCGTACAGCTCGCGCCCGCCGCTGCCGTCCTCACCTGCCCGGCGCACGACGCCGGCCGCCTCCTCGTGCGCGCCCGGCACCTCGGCGTCGGGCACCACGACGACCGGCACCTCGGCGGCCGGCCCGCCCAGGCCCGCGACGCCGTCGACGGTCGGGAGCAGTTCCGTGTCCGCGAACAGGAGCACCGCCTCGGAGTGCTCGAGGATGTACTTCACCTCGTGGGCGGCGAGGCGCGTGTTGAGCGCCACGAGGACGCCGCCGGCGAGCGGCACCGCGAAGTGCGCGATGAGCAGCTCCGGGACGTTGGGGGCGAGGAACGCGACCCGGTCGCCGGGCTGGATCCGTGCCCGGAGAGCCTGGGCGAGGCGCTGCGCCTCGGCGCCGAACTCGGCGTAGGTGTAGCGGCGGGCGCCGTGCTCGATCGCGGTCCTGGCGGGGAAGACTGCGGCGGACCGCTCGAGGAAGCGCAGGGGGCTCAGCGCTGAGTAGTTGGCCTGCATCGGTGTCCTCCTCCGGATCAGGCGAACGCGCCCACGCCGGTGACGTCCCGGCCGATCAGAAGGGCCTGGACGCTCTCGGTGCCCTCGTACGTGTGGATCGACTCGATGTCCATCATGTGCCGCACCACGTGGTTCTCAAGCAGGATGCCGTTGCCGCCGAGCAGGTCGCGCGCGGTCTGGGCGATGAAGCGGGCCTTGCGGGTGTTGTGGTACTTCGCCATGGACGCCTGCGTGGGCCGCATCTGGCCCGCGGCGTCGAGCCGGGCGAGGTGGACGCAGTGCAGCTGCATGCTCGTCAGCTCGGCGAGCATCTGGGAGAGCCGGTCCTGGACGAGCTGGAACTTAGCGAGCGGCTTGCCGAACTGGACGCGCTGGCCGGCGTAGTTCACGGCGGCCTCGTAGGCCGCGGTCGCGTGGCCGAGCGCGGACCAGGCCACGCCGAGGCGGGTCGCGACGAGGACCTTCGAGGTGTCCTTGAACGTCTTCGCCCCCGGGAGGACGTTGTCCTGGGGGATGCGCACGCCCTCCAGGCGGATGCGGGCCTGGTGGATCGCGCGCAGCGATCCCTTGCCCTCGATGACCTCGGCCTCATAGCCGGGGGTGTCCTGCTCGACGAGGAAGCCGCGCACGTTGCCGTCCTCGTCCCGGGCCCACACCACGGTCACGCCGCCGGAGGCGCCGTTGCCGATCCACTTCTTCTCACCGTCCAGGACCCAGTGGTCGCCGTCGAGGCGCGCGGTGGTCTCGAGGCTCACCGAGTCCGAGCCATGGTCCGGCTCGGTGAGCGCGAACGCGCCGAGCTCCTCGCCGCGGGCGAGGGGCCCGAGCCAGCGCTCCTTCTGCTCCGCCGAGCCGTGGTAGGCGATCGAGCGGAGGGCCAGGCCGCCCTGGACGGCCACGACCGTGCCCAGGGAGCCGTCGGCGCGGGAGATCTCCATGTTCACGAGCCCGGCGGCGAGCGGGCTCATGGGCTCCAGGCCCGGGACCTCGATGCCGTCGGCGAGCAGGTTCAGCTCCCCCATGCGCTTGACGAGGTGCAGCGGGTACTCGGCGCGGTCCCAGTACTCGTTCATCTGGGGCAGGGCCTCGTCGCTGAACGCGCGGGCACGGGCCCAGTGGGCCCGGTCCTCGTCGCTGAGGGTGCCGAAGGCGGAGAACACCGCGTAGTAGTCGGTGTCGAGGGCTGCGGAGACGTCGTAGTCGGGCATGGGGGTCCTTCGAGTCAGGGCGTGGATCAGGGGCGGATCAGCGGGCGGGTGTGGCCAGCAGCGGGGTGAGGCCGCCGGCGGGGTAGTTGGCGCCGAGGACCATGCACCGGTCGATGTCCTCGGCGGAGTCGACGATGCCCTCGGCCAGCATGAGCTCGACTTCCTCGGTGAGGGCGGCGCGGACGCGCTCGAGGATCCGGGCGCCGTCGACGGGCTCCCGGGCGGCGCCGGCGCGGGCGGGGGCCGCCGTCGGCAGGAGGGCGGCCGCCTCGGGTGCGAGCCCGCCGTCGTCCGCGAGGAGGCGGCGCACGCCGGCCTCCGCGAGGGCGGCGAGCCACGGCGAGAGCGGGAACCGCCCCGGGTAGGCGCGGTGCATCGTGGCACAGATGTGCTGCTGCACGGCGGTGCCGATGTAGTCGATGAGGGTCAGCGGGGTCATCGGCAGGCCCCACGGGGCGAGGGCGCGGTCGACGGCGAGCGGGTCGCCTCCCGCGGCCGCGGTCGCCTCGACCTCGGCCAGGACCTCGGCGAAGAGCCGGGTCAGGAGGCGGTTGACCACGAAGCCCGGCGCGTCCGCGACGGGCACGGCGGTCTTGCCGAGCGCCGCCGCGAGCTGCGCGGCGGCGGACACCGCGTCCTCGGAGGCCACCGGGGTGCGGACGAGCTCGAGCAGGGGCAGGACCGCAACGGGGTTGAAGAAGTGGAAGCCCACCACGCGTTCGGGGTGCGCGAGGCCCTCGGCCATGGCCTCGACCGAGAGCGAGGACGTGTTCGTCAGCAGGAGGGCGTCCGGTGCGATCGCGGCCTCGGCGGCGGCGAAGACCGAGCGCTTCACCGCGAGCTCCTCGAACACGGCTTCGATCACGGCGTCGCAGCCGGCGAAGTCGGCGGGGTCGGTGGTGCCCGTGATGAGGGCGGCGATCTCGGCGGCCTCGCCGGGGGCGAGCCGGCGCTTGGCCTCGGCACGGTCGAGCCGGGCGCGGATGCCCACGCGGGCGGCCTCGACGCGCTCCGCGGACAGGTCGCTCATCGTCACCGGGACCCTCAGCTGCTGGGCGAAGAGCGTGGCGAGCTGGCTCGCCATGAGCCCTGCGCCGATGACGCCGACGGCGCGGACCCCGCGGGGCGCGGGCGGTGCGGCAGGGGCGGGCGAGGAGGCGGTGGTGTGGGGCACGCCACCATGTAATCGTGAAACTCAGTATCAGGTCAAGTGATACGCAGTGTCAGCCTCGGGTGTCGAGGGCTTCCTGGATCCTCCGGGCGATGTCCGCCGGGGCCGCCGAGCGGGGGAAGACGGCGACGACCATGTCGTCCGGCCGCGGCCCGGGGCGCTCCCCGGCACCGCCGGCGACCTCCGCGCCGCCGGCGGCCGGCCCGGCGTCGTCCGCAGAGGCCGCGGAGGCCTCGGCGGGGGCGACGCCGTAGAGGCGGCGCACGGCGTCCAGCTCGGTCCGCAGCCGGGCGGCGTCGAATCCGGGCTCGCCGCGCATGAGCCCACGCAGGCAGTAGTTGTGGGTGGCGATGACGGTCGAGGCGAAGCGGACCGCGTCGAGGGGTGCGATGCCGGGCACGGCACCGCGGAGGTAGCGCTGGAAGAGCCGTTCGTAGCGGAACGTGGTCACGAGCTCCTTGTCGCGCAGGCCCGGCTCCTGGTTGACCACGCGGTAGCGCAGCTGTGCCAGATCCCCGAGCCCCGCGAAGTGCTCGAACACGAGGCCCGCCGCGCGGCACACCGCCTCCCACGGGTCCTCGTGGGCCTCGGCGAGGAAGGCCTCGGCCTGTTCCAGGAGCGTGTCATGGTCGGCGAAGACCACGTCCTCCTTGGAGCGGAACTGGCGGAAGAACGTGCTCCGGGACAGGCCCGCGGCCGCGGCGATCTGGTCCGCGCTCGTGGCCTCGTAGCCGTGCTCGGCGTAGAGCCGCACGGCGGCCGCGGCGACGTCGAGGCGGCGGCGGGCGGCCTCGCTCACAGCTCGAGCCCGATCAGGAGCGGCTCGTTGTGCAGCTCGATCCCGAAGCGGGCGCGGACGCCGTCGCGCACCTCGCGGGCGAGGGCGAGGAGGTCCTTCGCGGTGGCGTCCCCGCGGTTGGTCAGGGCGAGCGTGTGCTTCGTGGACAGCGAGGCGCGGCCGCCGGCCACGCTGTCCGCCCCGAGGCCGTAGCCCTTGGGGAAGCCGGCGTGCTCGATGAGCCACGCCGCGGAGGTCTTCACGAGCCCCTCGCCGGCCGGGTAGCGCGGGGCCCCCTCGGGCAGGGACGCGGCCTCGGACTCGGCGAGGACGGGGTTGGTGAAGAAGGATCCGGTCGAGTAGGTGTCCCGGTCCGCGGGGTCCAGGACCATGCCCTTGGACGCGCGCAGCCGCAGGACCTCGCGGCGGACGTCGGTCGCGTAGGCGCGCTGGCCCGGCTCGACGCCGAGGGCCCGGGCCAGCTCGGCGTACCGCACGGGGGCGCCCATGCGCCCCAGGGCCAGCTGGAACTCGACCGTGAGGACCACGTACCGGGGCGAGCCGTTGGCGGTGGTCCGCTTGAGCACGGAGTCCCGGTAGCCGAAGGCCAGCTCGGAGGGGACGAAGGTCTTCACGGCGTTCGCCTCGCGGTCCCACGTGCGCACCTGCCAGATGGTCTGCGAGACGTCCTGCCCGTATGCCCCGACGTTCTGCACCGGGGTGGCGCCCGTGGAGCCCGGGATGCCGGAGAGGGCCTCGATCCCGCTCCACGCGTGGTGCACCGCGTGGTCCACGAGCGCGTCCCACGGGTGGCCCGCCTGGACCCTGACGGACACTCCCCCGCAGGTGTC
Proteins encoded:
- a CDS encoding acyl-CoA dehydrogenase family protein, which gives rise to MPDYDVSAALDTDYYAVFSAFGTLSDEDRAHWARARAFSDEALPQMNEYWDRAEYPLHLVKRMGELNLLADGIEVPGLEPMSPLAAGLVNMEISRADGSLGTVVAVQGGLALRSIAYHGSAEQKERWLGPLARGEELGAFALTEPDHGSDSVSLETTARLDGDHWVLDGEKKWIGNGASGGVTVVWARDEDGNVRGFLVEQDTPGYEAEVIEGKGSLRAIHQARIRLEGVRIPQDNVLPGAKTFKDTSKVLVATRLGVAWSALGHATAAYEAAVNYAGQRVQFGKPLAKFQLVQDRLSQMLAELTSMQLHCVHLARLDAAGQMRPTQASMAKYHNTRKARFIAQTARDLLGGNGILLENHVVRHMMDIESIHTYEGTESVQALLIGRDVTGVGAFA
- a CDS encoding UDP-N-acetylmuramate dehydrogenase codes for the protein MSQTLLSSLTTSAVGGPAARFEEAHSEAEIIDAVRTADSAGEPLLIIAGGSNLLVSDDGYPGTVLKIGSEGLEVNSADTCGGVSVRVQAGHPWDALVDHAVHHAWSGIEALSGIPGSTGATPVQNVGAYGQDVSQTIWQVRTWDREANAVKTFVPSELAFGYRDSVLKRTTANGSPRYVVLTVEFQLALGRMGAPVRYAELARALGVEPGQRAYATDVRREVLRLRASKGMVLDPADRDTYSTGSFFTNPVLAESEAASLPEGAPRYPAGEGLVKTSAAWLIEHAGFPKGYGLGADSVAGGRASLSTKHTLALTNRGDATAKDLLALAREVRDGVRARFGIELHNEPLLIGLEL
- a CDS encoding 3-hydroxyacyl-CoA dehydrogenase — encoded protein: MPHTTASSPAPAAPPAPRGVRAVGVIGAGLMASQLATLFAQQLRVPVTMSDLSAERVEAARVGIRARLDRAEAKRRLAPGEAAEIAALITGTTDPADFAGCDAVIEAVFEELAVKRSVFAAAEAAIAPDALLLTNTSSLSVEAMAEGLAHPERVVGFHFFNPVAVLPLLELVRTPVASEDAVSAAAQLAAALGKTAVPVADAPGFVVNRLLTRLFAEVLAEVEATAAAGGDPLAVDRALAPWGLPMTPLTLIDYIGTAVQQHICATMHRAYPGRFPLSPWLAALAEAGVRRLLADDGGLAPEAAALLPTAAPARAGAAREPVDGARILERVRAALTEEVELMLAEGIVDSAEDIDRCMVLGANYPAGGLTPLLATPAR
- a CDS encoding TetR/AcrR family transcriptional regulator, giving the protein MSEAARRRLDVAAAAVRLYAEHGYEATSADQIAAAAGLSRSTFFRQFRSKEDVVFADHDTLLEQAEAFLAEAHEDPWEAVCRAAGLVFEHFAGLGDLAQLRYRVVNQEPGLRDKELVTTFRYERLFQRYLRGAVPGIAPLDAVRFASTVIATHNYCLRGLMRGEPGFDAARLRTELDAVRRLYGVAPAEASAASADDAGPAAGGAEVAGGAGERPGPRPDDMVVAVFPRSAAPADIARRIQEALDTRG